Part of the Fundidesulfovibrio terrae genome is shown below.
GAACATACCCGAAAATTCCAACAGGGAAAGGGAAAAGATGATCCGGGCCTGGCCTGATTAGAGGAGGTAATCTAATTATTTCGAAAAAAATCTTAAATTTTCGTCAAAATACTCGCTTTATCGCCTTCCAGGCATGGAAGAGGGCCGTCTCGGGCCGGGCAAGAGCACACTTGACTTCGAGGCCCATTCCGGTGATTTTCCCCGCTGCCGCTGTGTTTCTGGCGGCTTTTTTCGATACAGGCCCGAAGAGCCCGGTCCGCAGGTCTGCGCGCCGGATTCATCGAAAATAGAGCGTCTACGTTTACGGCAAGAGTTTAGGCTCGCCTGGAGGGGCGGGATTATGAACGCCATACTGGGCATCGTAATCGTCCTGGGCTGCGTCATCGGCGGCTACATCATCGAGGGCGGCATCCTCGGCGTGCTCTTCCAGCCCGTGGAAGTGCTCATCATCTGCGGCGCGGCCCTAGGCGCGTTCCTGATATCGGCCCCTCTGTCGGTTTCCAAGGACGTCTTCAAGCACATCCCGGCCATCTTCACCGCCAAGGAGGACTCCAAGGCCTTCTACCTGGAGCTTCTCTCGCTCATGTACGAGCTCTTCCAGCTGGCCCGCCGCTCCGGCGCCGTGGCCCTGGACGCCCACGTCAACCGCCCGGCCGACTCCGACATCTTCCGCCGCTACGCCTCGGTGGCCAAGAGTAAGACCGTGCTCAACTTCATCTGCGACAACTTGAAAATCGTCATCGCGGGCAACATCGAGCAGCATCACTACGAAGCCATCATGGACACCGACATAGCCACCCGCAAGCACCACGACCTGATCCCGTCGCAGTCGGTGAACAAGGTGGCGGACTCCCTGCCGGGCCTGGGCATCGTGGCCGCGGTGCTGGGCATCGTGCTGGTTATGGGCCACCTGGACCAGGACGTGAAGGAACTGGGCAACCATATCGGCGCGGCGCTTCTGGGCACGTTCATGGGCGTGCTGCTGTGCTACGGCTTCGTGGGTCCCATGGGGTCGCTTCTCGAGCACATGGGCATGGCCAAGCAGGCCCGGCTCAAGGTGGTGAAGAGCGCGCTCATGGGCTACTCCATCGGCCTGGCTCCCATCCTGGCCGTGGAATACGCCCGGCGCGCGGTGCCCACCAACGTGCAGCCCTCCATGGAGGAGCTGGAAGAAGGGATGAAGAAGGGCGGCTAGCTCCGGCCCAGGTGCTCCCGGAGGCTCGGATGAGTCAGCCGGCCGTCCGGCCGATCGCCTGTCCCCAAAAAAACGACGCCCCGCTTCGCGGGGCGTTTTGTTTTGTCTGAAGAAGGCCGAGGCCGGGATGCCCTCCGGTTCAGCGCGCTCCCGCCGCCTTGGCCGGGGCGCGTTCGCGCAGGACCACGTCCAGCTCGCGCAGGAGCCTTTCCAGCCTGAGGCCCTGGGGGGGAAGGTTCTCGATGCCGCAGACCTTGCGGTTCATGTCATCGCACCATTTGGTCAGGTCGGAGATGCCGTATTTGGAGGCGTCGGCGAAGTAGAGGGCCTTGTCGTTCTGGTCGGGCACGCCGTCCCATTTGAGCTTAAGACCCAGGAAGGTGCGCTCGTTGTGGTGCTGGGCGTGCTTGACCTCGAATCCGGCCATGAAGCTCAAGGGCTCGCCCATGGTGTCGGTGGGGTCCACCAGCTTGAAATAGAGAAGCATGGCCACCCCGGTGAATTTCTCCACCCCCACCAGTTGCGACGACTTGAACGACAGGCACAGTCCCGTGGAGGAGATGTCCTCGATGCGGGGGTAGGGCGGCTTGCCCTGGATCATCTTGGGCTCTCCCAGCTGCCTGAGGTGGACGTGGCCCAGCTCGCTTATGCGCCTGAGCCACACGGCGAGTTCGAGCACGGTGTTCTCGTCCACCTCGATGCGGAAGGTCGTCCTGTAGTCGTCGTCCATCTCGCCTCCTAACGGGGGCCGTCGGGCACCTGCACGGAAACCTGGCCGCGCATCCCTTCCTTCAGGGTCAGCCCGGGGTTGGGCAGGGACAGCTCCACCTCGAAATGCGAGGGGAGCTGGACGTCGGTCTGGTTGGCGGTCATGGGGATGCGTATGATGGTGGCCTCGTATGTCTTGCCGGGCATGGTGTCGAAGGCGATGGTGGCCTTGTCGCCCACCCGCAGCTTGGCCAGCTGGATCTCGTGCACCAGGGCGCGCACCAGGATGGGATCCATGGAGCCCACCACGAAGAGCTTGGTCTTCTTGGTGAGGATCATCCCGGGCTTCACCTCCGGGTTCACCCACAGCACGTAGCCCGCCACCGGGGAAGTTATCCACGACTGGCCCGGGAGGTTGTGCGCGCTGGCCTTGGGACCGAACTTGGCCTTGGCGAGCTCCAGCTCCCCCTTGGCCATCTCGCGCTCCATGCGCAGGTTGTCGTCCAGGATGCGCTCCTTGAGGCGGGCCAGCTCCATGTCCTTGATGATGTCGCTCATCTCCTGCTGCGAGGCGGCGCCCTTGGCGTAGCGCATGCGCGCCTCCTCGAGCTTTTTGCGCTTGGTCGCGATGTCCGAGCGCAGGCTCTCGAGGTTGGCCTCCATGCCCCGCAGGTCGGCCTGGGAGAGCTTGCGCTCCTCGGAGAGCAGGTCCTCGGGCGGGAAGGCGTATTCGAGCAGGCGCTGGTCGGAGTCCACGTGCTGGCCGATGTCGGCCAGCATCTTGGAGACCTTCATCCGGCCGGTGAAGGGCTTGACCGGAGGCTCGGCGTCCTCGCCGCGCTTGTCTTTGACCTCCTTGGCCATGGCGTCGAAGATTTTGAGTTCCTCGGGAGTAGCGTGGGGGCTCATGACCTCCATGTGGTCCGGGCTGTATGTCTTGCCGATGAAGGAGATGACCTCGGCGAAGGCAGGCTTTCCGATGAAAAGGGCCATGGCCATGGCGGCCAGGCAAAGGGTGCGTCGCATCCGACCTCCAGGCGGGCCGGGGCCCGCGTCGATGGCCGGGATGTAAACTAAAATTTGCCGGCAGGCAAAGCCGCTGATGTCCCGGGCCCGTGCGGAAGCGCGGATTTTCGGGGCGGACCCTCGGCTGCTCGGAAAAAGCCGCCGTTCACCGAAAAATATCGACCGTTCACCAAGGCAATAAAGCCGCTCATGCGAGGCCACCGGAGCCGGAAGCCTCCAAAGGCGTGAAAAAGCCCGTTCCGGCGGCCCTTCC
Proteins encoded:
- the motA gene encoding flagellar motor stator protein MotA produces the protein MNAILGIVIVLGCVIGGYIIEGGILGVLFQPVEVLIICGAALGAFLISAPLSVSKDVFKHIPAIFTAKEDSKAFYLELLSLMYELFQLARRSGAVALDAHVNRPADSDIFRRYASVAKSKTVLNFICDNLKIVIAGNIEQHHYEAIMDTDIATRKHHDLIPSQSVNKVADSLPGLGIVAAVLGIVLVMGHLDQDVKELGNHIGAALLGTFMGVLLCYGFVGPMGSLLEHMGMAKQARLKVVKSALMGYSIGLAPILAVEYARRAVPTNVQPSMEELEEGMKKGG
- a CDS encoding efflux RND transporter periplasmic adaptor subunit — translated: MRRTLCLAAMAMALFIGKPAFAEVISFIGKTYSPDHMEVMSPHATPEELKIFDAMAKEVKDKRGEDAEPPVKPFTGRMKVSKMLADIGQHVDSDQRLLEYAFPPEDLLSEERKLSQADLRGMEANLESLRSDIATKRKKLEEARMRYAKGAASQQEMSDIIKDMELARLKERILDDNLRMEREMAKGELELAKAKFGPKASAHNLPGQSWITSPVAGYVLWVNPEVKPGMILTKKTKLFVVGSMDPILVRALVHEIQLAKLRVGDKATIAFDTMPGKTYEATIIRIPMTANQTDVQLPSHFEVELSLPNPGLTLKEGMRGQVSVQVPDGPR